Proteins co-encoded in one Vibrio sp. SNU_ST1 genomic window:
- a CDS encoding LysE family translocator: MDSALLWAFIPTFFFVSITPGMCMTLALTLGMSVGYKRTLWMMIGELAGVAVVSIAAVLGIASIMLNYPWLFAGFKFVGAAYLFYLGVQMWRSRGKLAISTDNQTTKVSNDWDLVVQGFVTAIANPKGWAFMISLLPPFINSNKDLAPQLLILVSIILVSEFVCMTLYATGGKSLKHMLGKADNVKLMNRIAGTLMMGVGVWLFVS, from the coding sequence ATGGATAGCGCACTACTTTGGGCTTTTATTCCCACGTTTTTCTTTGTGTCAATCACGCCCGGAATGTGTATGACTTTGGCGTTGACACTTGGAATGAGTGTTGGATACAAACGTACATTATGGATGATGATCGGTGAACTGGCCGGTGTCGCTGTGGTTTCCATTGCCGCGGTATTGGGTATTGCATCTATTATGTTGAACTACCCATGGTTATTTGCGGGTTTCAAGTTTGTGGGTGCAGCTTACTTGTTCTATTTAGGTGTTCAGATGTGGCGTTCGAGAGGAAAATTAGCGATCAGCACTGATAACCAAACAACCAAAGTCAGCAATGATTGGGATTTGGTGGTTCAGGGCTTCGTAACGGCAATCGCAAATCCTAAAGGCTGGGCGTTCATGATTTCGTTATTGCCTCCTTTTATTAACAGTAATAAAGATTTAGCCCCGCAGTTGTTGATTTTAGTGTCTATTATTCTGGTTTCTGAGTTCGTGTGTATGACTCTCTACGCTACTGGCGGTAAGAGCTTAAAACATATGCTAGGTAAGGCAGACAATGTGAAGTTGATGAACCGTATTGCAGGTACATTAATGATGGGCGTAGGTGTGTGGTTGTTCGTGAGTTAA
- the clcA gene encoding H(+)/Cl(-) exchange transporter ClcA: MTRREKIKQSLLAKMPRDTINQFLSRDKTPASVLFLSCIVGVLAGVVGTYFEVAVHFITETRTDWLKDEIGSYLPLWLAAFLISAAFAFIGYFLVHRFAPEAAGSGIPEIEGAMDGMRPVRWWRVLPVKFFGGMGALGSGMVLGREGPTVQMGGSIGRMVTDIFRVKDDDTRHSLLASGAAGGLAAAFNAPLAGIMFVVEEMRPQFRYSLISIKAVIISAVSANIVFRSINGQSAVITMPQYQPPELDALWLFLLLGVLFGLFGVIFNKLITLSQDLFVAIHKNDRKRYLMTGSLLGGCFGLLLLYIPELTGGGIGIIPNITNGNYSASVLLLIFLGRVLTTLLCFGSGAPGGIFAPMLALGTLFGYAFGLIAAAFFPELNIEPGMFAIAGMGALFAATVRAPITGILLVIEMTNNYYLILPLIITCLGAVIIAQMLGGQPIYSQLLNRTLKNEKLRQQDLPQQEEVR; this comes from the coding sequence ATGACCAGAAGAGAGAAAATTAAGCAATCCTTATTAGCCAAAATGCCAAGGGATACTATTAATCAATTTCTCTCAAGAGATAAGACCCCCGCTTCCGTTCTCTTTCTTTCTTGTATTGTAGGTGTACTTGCTGGCGTAGTGGGTACCTATTTCGAAGTCGCGGTTCATTTCATCACAGAAACTCGTACCGACTGGCTTAAAGATGAAATCGGTAGCTATTTACCCCTTTGGCTTGCCGCTTTCCTTATTAGTGCTGCATTTGCCTTTATTGGTTACTTCCTCGTTCACCGCTTTGCTCCAGAGGCTGCAGGCTCAGGCATCCCTGAAATTGAAGGTGCGATGGACGGTATGCGCCCTGTTCGATGGTGGAGAGTATTGCCCGTAAAATTCTTTGGCGGTATGGGCGCATTAGGTTCTGGTATGGTTTTAGGTCGAGAAGGACCAACCGTTCAAATGGGCGGCAGTATTGGTCGCATGGTCACCGATATCTTTCGAGTCAAAGATGACGACACTCGCCACTCACTATTAGCTTCGGGTGCCGCAGGTGGTTTAGCCGCCGCATTCAACGCACCACTAGCCGGAATCATGTTTGTAGTCGAGGAAATGAGACCACAGTTTCGCTACTCACTCATTTCAATCAAAGCCGTCATCATCTCGGCGGTTTCAGCCAATATTGTATTTCGTTCGATCAATGGCCAATCTGCCGTTATCACAATGCCTCAATACCAACCGCCTGAACTGGATGCTCTGTGGTTATTCCTGTTGTTAGGCGTGTTGTTCGGCCTGTTTGGTGTGATTTTCAATAAGCTGATTACGCTTTCCCAAGACCTTTTTGTGGCAATACACAAGAATGACCGTAAACGCTACTTAATGACAGGCTCCCTATTGGGCGGTTGCTTTGGCTTATTGCTGCTCTATATACCGGAGTTGACTGGCGGTGGTATTGGTATCATCCCGAATATCACTAATGGCAACTACAGCGCAAGCGTGCTGCTGTTAATCTTCTTAGGGCGCGTGCTCACCACGCTACTTTGTTTCGGCTCTGGTGCACCTGGAGGTATCTTTGCACCAATGCTTGCCCTAGGAACACTCTTTGGATACGCGTTTGGGCTTATCGCGGCGGCATTCTTCCCTGAACTGAACATAGAGCCGGGTATGTTTGCGATTGCCGGCATGGGCGCCTTATTTGCCGCCACCGTGCGAGCGCCTATCACTGGCATACTGTTGGTTATTGAAATGACCAATAACTACTACCTCATCTTACCGTTGATCATCACCTGCTTGGGCGCTGTAATCATTGCTCAGATGTTAGGTGGTCAGCCAATTTACAGCCAACTACTTAACCGCACGCTGAAAAACGAAAAACTAAGACAGCAAGATCTCCCTCAGCAAGAGGAAGTTCGTTAA
- a CDS encoding YggL family protein, translated as MKLDKIENKNRRLRKKLYLGEFAILGFEVSCTTSIADFDQYDVFIDEFIDFIDSIGLCFGGGGLELFEGFLCSIERYRSVTEAEQLQVAQWLEARAEVSKVEVSELVDANYAF; from the coding sequence ATGAAATTAGATAAAATCGAAAACAAAAATCGTCGCCTACGCAAGAAATTATACCTAGGTGAATTCGCTATTTTAGGTTTTGAAGTAAGCTGCACGACTTCGATTGCTGATTTTGACCAGTACGATGTGTTTATTGACGAATTCATCGATTTTATCGATAGCATCGGTCTGTGCTTTGGTGGCGGTGGCCTTGAGCTGTTTGAAGGTTTCTTATGTTCTATTGAGCGCTACCGTTCAGTAACAGAAGCAGAACAACTGCAAGTAGCGCAGTGGCTTGAAGCTCGCGCAGAAGTAAGCAAAGTTGAAGTAAGCGAACTTGTTGACGCAAACTACGCATTCTAA
- a CDS encoding PhoX family phosphatase, whose protein sequence is MSKETFDSTRFNKSNNKPFEEVLDANLSRRNVLKGGLGISAMTAFGAFGLAGHSTANATTMQATGAHKSTATLAFESVKGSLTDSVVVPKGYTAQVLVPWGTPLNKQGKAWLKDGTNNAQDQANALGMHHDGMHFFPLDGNSNDGLLVINHEYIDQKALHANGPTYNEGARPNIDEVRKEINAHGVSVVRIKLEGNQWIMVDNDPLNRRYTGATVMDLSGPVAHSEFTKTKFSQDGSQARGTLNNCGNGYTPWGTYLTCEENWPGYFVNKGETTPAQERIGIATDKTRYGWDTLSGNKQERLDEFTRFDVTPTGESAMDDYRNEAHGHGYIVEIDPYTANSRAKKRSALGCFRHEGCTFGKLTEGEPIVFYSGHDSRFEYLYKFVSEEKWDSRDAQPSNRLSAGDKYMDKGTLYVAKFNDDGSGTWLPLTLSSKTTKGGKLGDSFDSQAALIVNTAGAADLVGATPMDRPEWCSVDPMTGTAYLTLTNNNKRKEANSANPRVDNKFGHVIRWDEGKTASEFDWDIFVFGSPAVEDKSINRSGLTDMNQFASPDGLAFDARGILWIQTDNGADEVTGYTNDQMLAVVPSQLTDDNGNSAVIDANNQAQLKRFFVGPNGCEVTGFTISPDFKSLFVNIQHPANWPSSEDATAQTQGNVRPRASTVVIRREDGGEIAV, encoded by the coding sequence ATGAGCAAGGAAACATTTGATAGCACTCGTTTTAACAAGAGTAACAACAAGCCCTTCGAAGAAGTTCTAGATGCGAACCTTTCAAGAAGAAACGTTCTGAAAGGCGGTCTTGGCATCAGTGCAATGACCGCCTTTGGCGCATTTGGTTTAGCGGGTCACAGCACGGCTAACGCTACGACAATGCAAGCAACGGGCGCGCACAAAAGCACCGCAACACTTGCCTTCGAATCGGTCAAAGGCTCTTTGACAGACAGTGTCGTTGTACCAAAAGGCTATACAGCGCAAGTATTGGTTCCTTGGGGTACTCCACTCAACAAGCAAGGCAAGGCTTGGTTAAAAGATGGAACCAACAACGCACAAGACCAAGCTAACGCACTGGGAATGCACCACGATGGCATGCACTTCTTCCCGCTTGATGGCAACAGTAACGACGGCTTGTTGGTGATCAACCACGAGTACATTGACCAAAAAGCACTGCACGCTAATGGCCCTACATACAATGAAGGCGCTCGCCCTAACATTGATGAAGTACGTAAAGAGATCAACGCGCACGGCGTGAGTGTGGTGCGCATCAAACTTGAAGGCAATCAATGGATAATGGTGGATAACGATCCACTTAACCGCCGCTACACGGGCGCGACCGTAATGGATCTCTCTGGTCCTGTTGCTCACAGTGAATTTACCAAAACCAAATTCTCACAAGACGGCAGCCAAGCTCGCGGCACGCTGAACAACTGTGGTAATGGCTACACACCATGGGGCACTTACCTAACGTGTGAAGAGAACTGGCCGGGTTATTTCGTGAACAAAGGCGAGACAACGCCAGCACAAGAACGTATTGGTATCGCAACCGATAAAACACGTTACGGTTGGGATACGCTTTCAGGTAACAAACAAGAACGCTTAGACGAGTTCACGCGCTTTGACGTGACACCAACAGGTGAGTCAGCAATGGATGACTACCGTAACGAAGCACATGGTCACGGCTACATTGTTGAAATCGACCCATACACAGCGAACTCTCGCGCTAAGAAACGTTCTGCACTGGGTTGTTTCCGTCATGAAGGCTGTACGTTCGGTAAGTTAACCGAAGGCGAGCCAATCGTATTCTACTCTGGTCACGATTCTCGCTTTGAATACCTGTACAAGTTCGTTTCCGAAGAAAAGTGGGATTCACGTGACGCACAGCCGAGCAACCGTCTAAGTGCGGGTGATAAGTACATGGACAAAGGCACATTGTATGTGGCTAAGTTCAACGATGACGGTTCAGGTACTTGGCTACCACTGACTCTGAGCAGCAAGACTACAAAAGGCGGTAAGCTAGGTGATTCATTTGATTCTCAAGCGGCACTTATCGTTAATACAGCAGGTGCAGCCGACCTTGTAGGCGCAACCCCTATGGATCGTCCTGAATGGTGCTCTGTTGACCCAATGACAGGTACGGCTTACCTAACGCTAACTAATAACAACAAGCGTAAAGAAGCGAACTCTGCGAACCCTCGCGTCGACAACAAGTTCGGTCATGTTATTCGTTGGGATGAAGGTAAAACCGCAAGTGAATTCGATTGGGATATCTTTGTCTTCGGTTCTCCAGCAGTGGAAGACAAGTCAATTAACCGCTCAGGTCTAACAGACATGAACCAATTCGCTAGCCCTGACGGCTTAGCGTTTGATGCTCGCGGCATTTTGTGGATTCAGACAGATAACGGCGCAGACGAAGTAACGGGCTACACCAATGACCAAATGCTGGCAGTGGTTCCATCTCAGTTAACGGATGACAACGGTAACAGCGCAGTGATTGATGCAAACAACCAAGCACAGCTTAAACGCTTCTTTGTGGGTCCAAACGGTTGTGAAGTAACAGGCTTTACCATCAGCCCAGATTTCAAATCGCTATTCGTAAACATTCAACACCCTGCTAACTGGCCATCGTCTGAAGATGCAACGGCACAAACTCAAGGCAATGTTCGTCCAAGAGCATCTACGGTTGTGATTCGCCGTGAAGACGGCGGTGAAATCGCGGTTTAA
- a CDS encoding DEAD/DEAH box helicase, with the protein MSFSSQGFAPELVKALTECGYEKLTPIQQKAIPMARKGHDIFATAQTGTGKTAAFSLPVIQHLLNSGKKASRGTARGLILAPTRELAAQIAQNIKDYVKYTELSVSAVYGGNKMSSQVRQLELGVDILVATPGRLEEHLEAGNVSIANLEFLVFDEADRILDMGFINAVRKIMLDVETSPQIMMFSATTSTQLNQLSVDILRKPKRISVERENSTAATVGHVVYPVDQERKTELLSELIGRKNWRQVLVFVNYKETANDVVKELKLDGIKAVLCHGDKAQSARRRALDDFKEGRARVMVATDVAARGLDIEDLPHVINYDMPFLAEDYVHRIGRTGRAGKQGHAISFVNREEELTVVQVEKLIQQRIRRVEQPGYEPKKRDAYIEKLNTKSAYKNRQGRKNNANEEPQDQASAERRLTMMKRIKNRRK; encoded by the coding sequence ATGTCATTTTCCTCTCAAGGTTTTGCTCCTGAATTAGTCAAAGCGTTGACTGAGTGTGGTTATGAAAAACTCACTCCAATTCAACAAAAAGCGATTCCAATGGCTCGTAAAGGCCATGATATTTTTGCTACTGCTCAAACCGGTACGGGTAAAACAGCGGCATTTTCATTGCCTGTTATCCAACACCTTTTGAACAGCGGTAAAAAGGCGTCTAGAGGAACGGCTCGCGGCCTTATTCTTGCTCCAACTCGTGAGCTTGCTGCGCAGATCGCTCAAAACATTAAAGACTACGTTAAATACACGGAACTAAGCGTTTCTGCGGTTTACGGTGGTAACAAGATGTCTTCACAAGTTCGTCAACTAGAGCTGGGTGTGGATATTTTGGTTGCAACACCTGGCCGTTTAGAAGAGCACTTAGAAGCGGGTAACGTGTCTATCGCAAACCTAGAATTTCTAGTATTTGATGAAGCTGACCGTATCCTTGATATGGGCTTTATCAATGCCGTTCGCAAGATCATGTTGGATGTAGAAACATCACCGCAAATCATGATGTTCTCAGCAACAACATCAACTCAGTTAAACCAACTGTCCGTTGATATTCTGCGTAAACCAAAACGTATCAGTGTTGAGCGTGAAAACTCAACGGCTGCAACTGTTGGTCACGTGGTGTACCCAGTGGATCAAGAGCGTAAAACAGAGCTACTTTCTGAGCTTATTGGCCGTAAAAACTGGCGTCAGGTTCTTGTGTTCGTGAACTACAAAGAAACAGCAAACGATGTAGTTAAAGAGCTCAAGCTTGACGGCATTAAAGCGGTACTTTGTCACGGTGATAAAGCGCAAAGCGCTCGTCGTCGCGCATTAGATGACTTCAAAGAAGGCAGAGCACGTGTGATGGTAGCAACCGACGTTGCGGCTCGTGGTCTTGATATCGAGGACTTACCGCACGTAATTAACTACGACATGCCTTTCCTTGCGGAAGATTACGTTCACCGTATTGGTCGTACAGGCCGTGCTGGTAAACAAGGTCACGCAATATCTTTCGTTAACCGCGAAGAAGAGCTGACTGTTGTTCAAGTTGAAAAACTGATTCAACAACGTATTCGCCGTGTTGAACAACCGGGTTATGAACCGAAGAAACGTGATGCTTACATCGAGAAGCTGAACACTAAATCGGCGTACAAAAACCGTCAGGGTCGTAAGAACAACGCGAACGAAGAACCACAAGATCAAGCAAGCGCTGAACGTCGTTTGACTATGATGAAGCGAATTAAAAACCGTCGTAAGTAA
- a CDS encoding exoribonuclease R: MQRDYTLTCLNNMPREELEEFSLRMIHRLVPEDAMTELFTFEQEEVVSEERMQSAKFDAMLRMTAIALSEVNLAFSDSDNSQQNIERMTRLLLWHFYAMSFNLEQAISLKTHCDKVEKILLKAPTEAFGWVKELTELLHFYAEVNEGNKGNEENDAK; the protein is encoded by the coding sequence ATGCAACGCGATTACACTTTAACTTGCTTAAACAACATGCCTCGTGAAGAACTAGAAGAATTTAGTTTAAGAATGATTCATCGCCTTGTTCCTGAAGATGCAATGACGGAACTGTTTACGTTCGAGCAGGAAGAAGTGGTCAGTGAAGAGCGTATGCAGTCAGCGAAATTTGATGCGATGTTGCGAATGACAGCAATCGCGCTGAGTGAAGTGAATCTTGCGTTTAGTGATTCGGATAACTCACAACAAAACATCGAGCGCATGACTCGACTATTGCTTTGGCACTTCTATGCAATGTCGTTCAATCTTGAGCAAGCGATCAGCCTTAAAACTCACTGTGACAAGGTCGAGAAGATTTTGTTGAAAGCACCGACAGAAGCATTTGGTTGGGTAAAAGAATTAACAGAGTTGCTGCACTTCTATGCTGAGGTAAATGAAGGCAATAAAGGCAACGAAGAAAACGACGCTAAGTAA
- a CDS encoding GTP-binding protein, with product MTKKVPTNIITGFLGVGKTTAILNLLKNKPENENWAVLVNEFGEIGIDGALMTDQGALIKEVPGGCMCCTAGVPMSVGINALLRQKPDRLLIEPTGLGHPKQVIATLTSEQYTPYVDLKATLGLVDPRNLSIEKYTSNQNFNDQLDSADVIIGTKVDLVHSEDIDAFNDWVTDQTPAKVFHKLIHDGEVPLEVLDIERVYGSASSHLEAHHHDHAEQEPQFQLPPGEAFIRKENKGQGYFSCGWLFGAEHKFDFDALFSMLSDLTAERVKAVVNTDQGCYAFNVANQVVSVNEITLDGFESRLEVIDSQLMPWSDLEQILLKLCGIK from the coding sequence ATGACCAAAAAAGTTCCTACAAACATAATTACGGGTTTCTTGGGTGTTGGCAAAACGACAGCTATTTTGAACCTGCTGAAAAATAAACCTGAGAATGAAAACTGGGCTGTTCTGGTTAATGAGTTCGGGGAAATTGGCATCGATGGCGCATTGATGACAGATCAAGGTGCTTTGATTAAAGAAGTACCGGGTGGCTGCATGTGCTGTACCGCTGGTGTGCCTATGTCAGTGGGTATTAATGCTTTGCTGCGCCAGAAGCCGGACCGTTTATTGATTGAACCTACAGGGCTTGGTCACCCTAAACAAGTGATTGCGACACTGACTTCAGAGCAATACACACCTTACGTTGACCTAAAAGCGACGCTAGGTTTGGTTGACCCAAGAAATCTGTCGATTGAGAAATATACGTCTAATCAGAACTTCAATGATCAATTAGATAGTGCTGACGTGATTATCGGAACCAAAGTAGATTTGGTTCACTCTGAAGATATCGACGCATTCAATGATTGGGTGACGGATCAAACACCCGCAAAAGTATTCCATAAGCTGATTCACGATGGTGAGGTGCCATTGGAAGTGTTGGACATTGAAAGGGTTTACGGCAGTGCTTCCTCTCATCTTGAAGCACACCATCACGATCACGCTGAACAAGAGCCTCAATTCCAACTGCCTCCCGGTGAAGCGTTTATCCGTAAAGAGAATAAAGGGCAAGGCTACTTTAGTTGTGGCTGGTTGTTTGGCGCTGAACACAAATTTGATTTTGATGCGTTGTTCTCAATGCTGTCGGATCTGACGGCTGAACGTGTAAAAGCCGTAGTGAACACCGACCAAGGTTGCTACGCATTCAATGTGGCGAATCAAGTCGTGTCTGTGAACGAAATTACACTGGATGGCTTTGAGTCTCGACTGGAAGTGATCGACTCGCAGCTCATGCCGTGGAGCGATCTCGAGCAGATTCTACTCAAGCTGTGTGGCATCAAATAG